The following DNA comes from Sebastes umbrosus isolate fSebUmb1 chromosome 8, fSebUmb1.pri, whole genome shotgun sequence.
TTACTGAAAGTTTTCATAACTGCCTTTGAACCATTAGGTGAATATTTACCATTTAACAATGAGCTGCGTTAAAGCTCCGTAAAGCAGAGGGGAGCTGCAGACTCGACACGGCAGAAGCGACCCCTTACACATTGTCACATTTGACTCGAGCATCTTCCTTTTCCACAATTTAAACTGATTTACATTAAACATCAGAAGCTGCCCAACATATTTATCAGACATTCAGTTACAAACTGTAATGTTTCATGCTGGGTTTTGCTCATGAGAGCAGCTGGTCGAAGCTCCTACAAAGCCACTGTGCgctcacacaggtgttttcactttgccTAATGAGACCTTTTGTCTTGGACGTCTAATTAGactttgttgcacctgttagaGCTCAACAACACAGAATCACTCAAACACCAGTGTGGGTCTGCACACTATTTGCCAAACAGAACATTGATTTAGGACAACTCTCtaaaaataaagttaatttgtcaaaggaataatttgacattttgggaaatatgtgtattcactttcttgccaagagttagataagaagatgGATACAACTCTCACGTGGTAACATAAAATATGTAGCTAGAGTCAGAAGGCAGACAGATACAGGCTAGCTGTTTTTCCTCTGCTTCAAGTCTTTGCGCTAAACTATACgctctcctggctgtagcttcacatttaacggatacagaaagagaaagaaagcaaataagcatatttccaaaatgttgaactattcctttaagattaggaaaatatacaaaaatctTACATCAATGaataaaattgtaatatttaaaatgtattaggGTCACTATAAAGTCACCTTACTTAATGAGTATTTATGAAAAcactttaaattaataattaagtgaataccatagactgtttataagaagtggacatagtcattgtgacgtcacccattggtttatggactgctgttttttgaagccttgagttcggcattttggctgtcgccatcttggtatttggccatcgccatgttggtcttttgcaaccagaagtgacacgagagggtggagctaagtacaaccgaacgttgagacatttctaggcgaccaaaaaggttataattaactttcatgaactgaaaacacactgtgaaagggttaaagttgtaagacgaaaacacagacaactcccagaccggacgccctaaagcataccctgctttatcatctatttgactctaaatgggaccataacttattaaatgaacatcatgatgtattgaagaagacttgaaactagagattgagaccataaactcatgtttacaatgtttactgaggtgataaatcaagtgagaagtaggctcattttctaatAGACTTCTATGCAATCAGACAACCAGAGgggtcgccccctgctggctatttgaaagaatgcaagtttaaagcacttccgcattggcttcacttctcagacctggagttgCCCACCGCTGAATACAgtaattcagaaaaaaaaatgtaaataccgAAATACTTGTAAATAACGTTCCCGCATAATGCTCACCATGCACAAGCTATTTCAAAATAAGGACTCTACATAAACCAATGATGATatgatcatgatccagattatACTGGAACTACAACGTGATAGTAATCAGACTGATTAtgtcattttgtttcacttcagtCGACAAAAAACCTGTACAGCTGCACCGATCTcttatatgcttttttttctgatgctATTTTCATGACGATATTTAGGTAGTTAGATATATGGGAAGATGACATCCTACTTCTCATGCCTACTAAGCCATTAAAAGGTCTGGAACCAGGCTACTTGAACAAGTGTTTCCCCTCTGATTAGGGTTCATGCTTAAGTAAATGGAGTCAGATTTGACTGGAGCCTGATAGATCTTAATTGTGACCTTTACTAAATGGAAATAAGACTGTTTCAAGCTGTAATAGCATAAAGTTCATCTGATTAGTGTGGCTGATACAAAGACAAACATCAATGAGAGGTTTCTTTAACAGAAAAAGggtaatgtttgtgtgtgtgtgtgtgtgtgtgtgtgtgtgtgcgtgtgtgtgtgtgtgtgtgtgtgtgtctcaccttTGGGGTGAGCTCATTGCTTTTGGCGTGCCCCAGGCTGAGATCTGTCAGTCGGATCTCCACGGGGTAGATGATGGAGAAGCTGCAGTTCCTGTGCTGGTGTGGCATCACCATGGTGAAGCTGCCCTCTGGACTCTGAGACATGATGTTACaggctgcacacaaacacacgcacacacacacacacacaggaggagagAAACTCATTACTGACACCTCATGTCACAAATTGGACATGATCAAGGCTGACTGCGGGGAGGGGACACAATTAGGGCTGAGCATGGAAATCCAATTACAGTTCTGATGACAAAGAtaagaaaataatgaacttTGAATTGATAACAGTATGGTAGACTAAACGGGCACCAACAGGAGTCGGAACAGTTTACTCCGGCGGGCATGTTGTTAATTTAGAAACAGTTTTGTGGCGAAGAAGCCGCGCCAATCAAAGCTGAGGCGAGAATGTTACAATAAATCTTATCGAGTGTTATTTGTTCTGCAAGATTTGAAGATTAATGACTTCTTAACTGTTGTGCAATGTGTAGGTTGGTAACTGTCACTCACATACAAAGGAGCAGAATGAATATAAGTAAAATcgacttttatttttgataaatctTGTCAAAATCAGGTGAAATATTTGTTATTAATTAGAGTCTGCACATGTTGAAGGGCATTTTTGCTGTTGCTAATTTATGTGATATAAGTATATCACATTGTTGCAGAGATATGCCGTTTTATGGCCAGTTTTAGCCAACTGGCGTCACCTTGTTGACTTGGGATCAGATGAAACAAAGGACCAGTGTTGTGGACAGCTGCAGTTAATGGTCAACATATGAATAAAACCTCACAAACTGGCCTGAGATTTATGCTGTTTTACAGATAATCCATTCAAACTCCCTTTTTTTGTGTCAGTACTCTTTCTCTGTCCGTCTTTGTCTTACAGCCACACTGTGATTGTTATGTTGCTTGACACAGTGTTAACACCGTGTTTGTCAAGCAGCTGGAAAACAGGTGCATGCCTCTCATTCAATCTCTTCCTGTCGCTCTCGGCCTTGATTAATGCTCGACCAGGCGCAAATGTCCAGGAAgagcacacatgcatgcacacacgtgTCTAGCCCtgcttttaaaacaaaaaataaacaacacaagatGCAAGGCCTTGGAGctagtttaatttttttttcttatgattttttgtttttttgttgttaaatttatttatttttggatgttgtttctgtttattttgcttttagtCTTTTTAGCCCTCAAGTGACTTCAAGGACGTGCAGCAGGACTCACGGAAGGGGTTGTGTAGCTTTTTGACAGAGAGGGTGAAGCCACTGTCGGGGTTTTGAATGCGAAAAAAGACCATGGCGACGTTCTGGGAGGATCGGCTCGTGGCTCCTGGTGCCGAGGAGGAGCAGTAGTCCGTGTAGCGCTGGTGTAGAGGGAGCTGGTGGTCCTGCCTGCTGGGGAACCTCTCCCCCTTCAGGACCCAGCCGTCAAACATCTGTAGGAGGAAAATCATAGTTTCTTTATTTCAGTACAACATATTCTTTATGTTACTTGACGGAATCATCAGTAAAGTGTTGGGAGCCAAAAATGATCCATAGATTAGTTATTCCAGCACCACTTCACTGCCCCTTTGCAGACACAATATGGAGTAATCATTGACAATAACAATTATCTTAATAGTTAGAATAGGAAATTGTAGAAAGTGTTAAGCTAAGTATGACATAGCAATTTTGTGAAGGAAGACCGTTAAAGGAGACACAAAAATACCATTAGTGGGACTTTTTCTGTGTACATAAAGTAGGATGTGAACATGATGGGGATCGGGCAGCTGGAAAATGTGTTTAGCTAAATTTGACATAGGATGAACATGTGGTTGCTGAcgtgaaatataaaaaagtacATCAGCTTTGCTGTAAAATTAATTAGTTGATCAATACGCTAGtgtccagcccagtcgcacagcagttcatgaaatagtcacgaaatttaatgtattgatttgtgtacatagacacgaatttcccaaTTTTTTCTGTGATGGTCTGCATGAAATCAGttcttatgtaatccacgtGATTGTGAAcagggaagtataaagagcagcaaacgacacatagggaggaggtcgtggtggagccgaggagaccggtgtttgtgtcatgtgtgaaactagaagtcaatgttgatttatttgtcacgtaacttccgtactcacAGCACTTCCAgaattattttaagccaaaccacgatcttttcctaaacctaacaaagtagttccTGTTGTGTAACtgccgcgatcttttcctaaacctaattaagtaattttgttgcctaagcctaaccaaatcgatctattcctaaacctaactaagtacatttattttgaaaagactggagcggaaattgagacatgtgtcacatgttgctggacatttgtaggaaaaggcaggaaaaaacgatgttgttgaaagtcttgctgagtgtcacaaaaaaaggggaaatgcgtgtctatgtacacaaatcaaatacattttgtgaGAGTGTGTAGCAGCGtcccatgtgtttttttattaaacattatttaacagCAGATTCAAGATACTTTAGTAGtctttaaatagaaaaaaataagttaagATAAGGCAACATTACTTTAGTTTAGGTGTCTTTTCTAAGGCTATCAGTCCAATACAGTTTAACACTACTGTGTTGTGCAGTATATTGAATTACATAATCCAACATGAATTTATTGCATTAAATTAAATCTCATTTATGCAGATAGTGTGTACGAAAATAAAGATGtgggctgtttgtttgtttgttgggcATCTTTCTTCTGCTAAAAGGGACTGATCTGTGCAGATCAACCCAGCCTGTAACCCCACTCAGTGTTATAAAGTTTCTTTCTGCCATGGCTTTTACCATTTCGGCCCACATGAAATGAAACTGCAATATAACTGGCAGGCTTGGCTGCACAACTAAAGCCTTCCCACACTTGCTCTGAGTAATGTGACCAATGTATAGAGGATCCAGTGGGGTGTTTGGCCCTTAAACACTGCCTTCACCCTGTTTGGCACCATTTTAATCAAACAGAGGAAGATGAAATAGAATTTAAATTGCAAAAAGCCATGAACTTCCTGTCTTCCACCCACAAAGGGGGCTAGGGGATGTGTGGGTGTCACTTTGTGGGTGAGTGGAGCCAACCTTGATGAAGTCTCCGGCGCTGCAGTCGATGTTGACGTCAGACAGCTCCAGGCTGATGACCTCACTGGGCTCGGCGATGATGAAAGCAGCACAGGCCAGCTGTGGTTGAGACGCCACGAAGGTGAAGTATCCGTCACTGGCCACCATGTCCAAACATCCTACAAATGACACATACACTCATTACTCATTCCTAATGACAGAGAGGGGATTCACAGACAACACTTTCAGCTTTTGACACCTGTAAACATCAAGGATTTAATGAGATCTTCAAAAATTAGTCATGATCTGGTCACAGTGTGATGGTTATCAGCGTTATGGTCAAACACAAGTCTTCAAGTGTTCATAAGTGTTGATTGGAGAGTTGCTTTTTCTGCTCAAACTGAAGAGCTGATATGGCTCTGGGGAGTGTTCATTAATTCTGCTAGAAATAGACTTTCATAAAACATTGACACTGTGttaatttctgacatttctgacattttgctgTGTGCTCTTACTACATCCAAATACTAAATGAGTGTCCTATATTACTGCAGGTGCAGTATTATGTACAATAAAGATGTAGGGATTGATTAAGGGAATAATTGACTGATTGATGGATGGGGTTTTGAAACAGTACCAGCCTGGACACTAGAATGCAATGAACATCTCAGCACTGAATGCTTTAAATTCATCACTTAACatacttttaattatttttaagtgTTCACTTGTGGTTTGCCAGTCAGCTAGTGAATAAAGCCACTGTTTACTGCAGCACTTACTGAGAGGTCGGCGAAAAATAAAATCTTCTGATTCTCTCTTCTGGTCCAAACTGAGCAGAGAATATAA
Coding sequences within:
- the LOC119492628 gene encoding corticotropin-releasing factor-binding protein-like, which gives rise to MSVALRTQLLLFLISLSSRMGLSRYIEDNEAADGLYSLLSLDQKRESEDFIFRRPLRCLDMVASDGYFTFVASQPQLACAAFIIAEPSEVISLELSDVNIDCSAGDFIKMFDGWVLKGERFPSRQDHQLPLHQRYTDYCSSSAPGATSRSSQNVAMVFFRIQNPDSGFTLSVKKLHNPFPCNIMSQSPEGSFTMVMPHQHRNCSFSIIYPVEIRLTDLSLGHAKSNELTPKRQMWAGCSGSGDYVELLGGNGVDTSMMFPVADLCFSLTGLAQMKIGCDNSVVRLVSSGNYINRVSFQYRLLEQRELPKTRENALENFCSVE